A single genomic interval of Marmota flaviventris isolate mMarFla1 chromosome 14, mMarFla1.hap1, whole genome shotgun sequence harbors:
- the Sowahc gene encoding ankyrin repeat domain-containing protein SOWAHC, translating into MEGPAELGPEAVLAFLSEHGGRARQAELVDHFRGVLGGEPEQRARARARFKELVNAVATVRTDPADGAKYVYLKKRFCSGSTPPEAAPPGDPPHIEVTAETEAPDPPTGSGESGPRPEAAGSEAVDPEAPPEQGREPSDPERPSAAPGQPPNSGARRKNSRRGVQALPQMPVPGPREDLDPPPHGCEEADPSSSLGGPTTPRSARQNFRDLVMGSSPQLKRSGCPGGSSPGSSSGGGRGRGGGDSDSASVASSSAEEESSGGGSVTLDPLEHAWMLSASDGKWDSLEGLLTCEPGLLTKRDFITGFTCLHWAAKHGRQELLALLVNFANKHQLPVNINARTSAGYTALHLAAMHGHVEVVKLLVGAYDADVDIRDYSGKKASQYLSQSIAEEIKNLVGALDDDDGESAAGSGGGRWRLSKVLPSHLITYKLSHVLEDAGDHHHHHHHLHLAEGWAGGKAKDPGRKASGSSSGRIKPRLNKIRFRTQIIHTTPTFRDPEQPLEEGEEEEERSLKGHSSSFKLRPKSNVFG; encoded by the coding sequence ATGGAGGGGCCAGCAGAGCTGGGCCCCGAGGCCGTGTTAGCCTTCCTCTCGGAACATGGGGGACGAGCCCGGCAGGCCGAACTGGTGGACCACTTTAGGGGCGTCCTGGGCGGTGAGCCAGAGCAGCGCGCCCGTGCCCGCGCCCGTTTTAAGGAGCTGGTCAACGCCGTGGCCACAGTCCGCACAGATCCCGCCGATGGCGCCAAGTATGTTTACCTCAAGAAGAGGTTCTGCTCCGGGTCCACGCCACCAGAGGCCGCGCCTCCCGGAGACCCGCCTCACATCGAGGTGACCGCGGAGACTGAAGCCCCAGACCCCCCGACTGGGTCCGGGGAAAGCGGCCCGCGCCCAGAGGCAGCGGGCTCCGAGGCGGTGGACCCCGAGGCGCCCCCCGAGCAGGGCCGGGAGCCGAGCGATCCCGAGCGCCCGAGCGCCGCTCCAGGGCAGCCTCCGAACAGCGGGGCCCGGAGGAAGAACTCCAGGCGCGGCGTCCAGGCCCTACCCCAGATGCCTGTCCCGGGCCCCCGCGAGGACCTGGATCCCCCCCCGCACGGCTGCGAGGAGGCGGACCCCAGCAGCTCCCTTGGAGGGCCCACCACCCCGAGATCTGCCCGCCAGAACTTCCGGGACCTGGTGATGGGCAGCTCCCCGCAACTGAAGAGGAGCGGGTGTCCTGGGGGCAGCAGCCCTGGAAGCTCCTCCGGGGGAGGTCGCGGCCGAGGCGGGGGCGACTCGGATAGCGCGTCGGTGGCTTCGTCGTCCGCCGAGGAGGAGAGCAGTGGCGGCGGCTCAGTGACCCTGGACCCCCTGGAGCACGCCTGGATGCTCTCGGCCTCGGACGGCAAGTGGGACAGCCTAGAAGGTCTGCTTACCTGCGAGCCCGGCCTCCTGACCAAGCGAGACTTCATCACCGGCTTCACCTGTCTGCACTGGGCCGCCAAGCACGGCCGGCAAGAGCTCCTGGCCCTGCTGGTCAACTTCGCTAACAAACACCAGCTGCCGGTGAACATCAACGCCCGGACGAGCGCCGGCTACACCGCCCTGCACTTGGCAGCTATGCACGGACACGTGGAGGTGGTCAAGTTACTTGTGGGGGCCTACGACGCAGACGTGGACATCAGGGACTACAGCGGGAAAAAGGCCTCTCAGTACCTGAGTCAGAGTATCGCGGAGGAGATTAAGAACCTGGTGGGAGCCCTGGATGACGATGATGGGGAGAGCGCTGCTGGTAGCGGGGGTGGACGTTGGAGACTTTCAAAGGTGCTCCCGTCGCACCTTATCACCTATAAACTCTCTCATGTCTTGGAGGATGCGGGggatcatcaccaccatcatcaccatctccACTTGGCTGAGGGATGGGCTGGAGGCAAAGCAAAGGATCCCGGTCGCAAAGCCTCTGGCAGCTCTAGTGGGCGGATAAAACCCAGACTCAACAAAATCCGCTTCAGAACCCAGATCATCCACACCACACCCACTTTCAGGGACCCAGAGCAGCCgctggaggaaggggaagaggaggaggaacgATCTCTTAAAGGCCACTCATCCTCATTCAAATTAAGACCGAAGTCCAATGTGTTTgggtaa